atcattatcatcatcaaCAAGCTATTTTTTAGTCATATGAAATCTTATCAAAGGAGAGCCttggtaaagttgttgctgtgTGAGGTCACGAGTTCAAGTCTCAGAAACAGCCTCTAGCAAAACAggataaggttgcgtacaatagacccttcccTAGAGCTTCGTGCACCAAGTTGTTTTTTTAACCAACTCCACCTAATTGGATAAGGTTTAGTTGTTATTGTATGAAATCTTATCACTCCATTTAGCTCTATGTAAGACTATCACAAAAATGTTCAAGTCatttataacatttttttatTCCATTAACTAAACTTTTTTAGGGCAAACATAAAAAAGGCAACCCTTATTCTCATTATCATCAAAAAGGCTTTcccattttgaaaaaaaaatatcaaaacggAGCCCCATTTTGTAGCATCTTTGGCTAAAGCTCCTCCAACATGTAGTTAAGATTTAATCTTATCAAATACTATTATTAGAGTAAGTTTTGATCACAACTGCTATATTTGGAGTAATTTTGGCCTATGAaacaattttaatcaaaattactccAACATAGAGCAGTTGACCAAAATTACCTAGAGGGGCAACTTGGGCCAAAATTGCTATAATTGGAATAATTTTGGCCAAAGTTGCTATAACAACATTGAAACAAGGGTATTTAGGGATATTGAGCGCCCTTTTGATATTTTTTCAAAAGGGAGCACCCTTTTGATATTTTTTCAAAAGGGAGCACCCTTTTGATGATAACGAAAATATGGGGtgcccttttaatttttaccctTTTTTTTTGTCTCCTTCCACCCTTACACCTTCCACATTAATCAATTCAAATTGTTTTAAACAGAAAATAAGAACAAAGTATATAACTTACATCAACACTATTGGAAATAAATTCAGATCAAATAGATAACAAGATCGGTGGATGAGATTGTGCTTGGTAAGAAGACTAGCGAACAAGCAAAATTTTTCCATAACTCCCAAGGAAAGTAACTAAAGCAATCCTATGTGAAGAAATGTAGCTCATTATGAGGTACGACTATTTTTCAGCCTTAGAAGTTCACTCAAAAGCAAGAACCACAAAGTTTATGGATTTTTAAGTGCAGAAAAATAAAATTGCCACATGCTAAAGTATAATCTCCAACGAAGGAATCCTAAGCATGCATAGCACTTACCTCACCCAATCAACCGAAGATAAAATAGAGTAATCAGatccagacttgtttggactaACTTCTGTGGTATCAACGTGTTGCATATTATCTATGAGATTTGGTGGAAGAAACAGGTTAACCCCATCAGAAGGCAATGATTGCAAAGGTGATGTCTTTATCCAAGGATTACTCCCATTCATACCAGCACTGTATGCACCATATGTGATTTCATTCTGCAGCACGCCATCATGAACGGGCAGTGGAGGCTTAGTTCTCAAAAGTGCAGGGTTCCCCTTCATGCTCTGTGACAACAATGTGTTGTTTAATAATGgatttggtatatcatcttgttttaAATTCTGTTGTCCCATAGCCAAAAGCCAGCTGGAAGGCCCGCCTAATAATCCCATTGTATTCTGACTCTGTGGAGTTTCCCACATCTGCCACATACCCTGTGACTCATCCACATTCACCATTAGTGGCTCCTGATACTTTAAGGTACATGAAACTGGGCCAAAAGCATTCTGCTTTTCTTCTGAATTTTGAAATCTTGAAATTGGGCACTCAATTGGAGAAGGTTTGGATATGTTTACAGAAGCAGAAGCATTCTTTAAGACATGAGGCTCAGCCATATTATCATCAAGAAAATTAGACCGTGCATCCAATGGAAAATTATCAAGCTCCTCAGAAACTGGACCAAGCAAGGATATCATATCTGGGACATAGCACGGGTCTTCATAAATTTCTGCTTCATCTGATATAAAACTTTGTGCTGAATCCTTAATGTTAGTAAATAAGGTGCTATTAAATACGCCATTAGGTGATGTCATAGAATTGAAAGGCAATGGTTGCACAAAATTAACTGAATTATCATAAGAACTGTTAGGAATCAATGTTTGATCCTTTAAGTCCATATTCTGAGCTTCTACTTGACCATGATTGTTTTGACATATCAGATTAGTTGACTCAGAGTTTGTGGAAACAGGAGCTGAATGGGTAAATAGTTGATGCCATGGTTTCTTTAAAGTAGATTGACGTGGTTGCacataagaattcatctagaAATGAAATCCAATGATCAAAATGAATAATTATCAAAAACAGGAAAATTATGTGTAGTATAATATACATTACTTACAGGCTGATTAAGATTGCTCTTTGTAACTCCACTATTTCCACTTGACATAGCATTAACAATTACATCTCCAGCACCTTGAAAATCTCTTGCATTTTTGGAAGAAGGATTCATGAAGCCTGCAACTTGTTTGATTGGTTTAGTTACAGAACTAGTTGGGTTCTGCATATTTCTCCCAAAAAGTATGGAACTGCCAAAACTTCTTGCAGAAGATGGAGAATTGCCAGTTATATGACTAGAGTATTTTGTTTTACTTGCTGTCACCTTATTTCCATGTGAAGCTTCCATGGTGTGTGATTTTGATATCAATATTGTGCTTCCCATTGAATCCTGTCTCTCATTGTCAGTCTTCTTGTGGAACTCATGTTTTCTCTCAGTAGCCCAGCTCGCTCGCTTCTCTAAATCCTCAACATCAGAATTGCTTTTACTAGATCCCCTATCCTTGTCCTTTCTTCTCTCATCTCTTTTTTTATCTGCTTGCTTCCTATTGTCCCTTTCACCATCAGGAACAGAGCTATTCGAAGTTTCTCTCTCAGCCTTCACGTTCTCATCTcttaattttcttctttcttctaccAACTTCGCAACCTCTTCTCTttgcttcctctcttcctcttccagcATCTCTCTTTCCAACTTGGCCTGACGTTTCTCTTCAGCTTTCCTTTTCATTTTCTCACACCTGTTTTCCTGCAGGTTTCCTCCATTATCCCCTCTCCTATATAGCACCCCTTTACGGTCTGTGTTAGAACCATCTTCTCTTGATCTATGTCTGAAAATCAATCTACAAAGCCATCTAACACtgacaaaagaaaaaaataaaaccgAAAATCAGATTGAAAGAGAAGAAAACTAAAAGGGCAAAAAATCACCAGTGAAAAAAGACCCGACTTGATGTTTCTCTGGGCTTGCGAATCATGACTCCATAACCATCTATAATTCCCCATAAACTTACTGAACCATGAGCTCCCAACTGAACGTGGAATATCCAAGACGGGCCTTTTAGAAACATGACCACAGTATGAGCACATGAACCGGCCTCCAGCAGGATTCTGGTCTCTGTAAGTGGTGTGACAATTCCGGCATCGGCGGGTGGCAGTCTTCAAAAGCTGTTGCATTTTGATTGCAAGCGCACGCTGCCGCTCCTGTTCACGAGCTGTCCGACAGGCCTGCCAATAATTCAGCATAGGCACCACTCCCTTGTACCAGATGAGGGTCACGACGAGGATGCAAAGGCAAGCGATCCGAGGAGAAGTGATCTCGAAGCGGAGCCCCGGAGGGAGGAACGGCGACATGCCCCAAAAAAAGAGAACCGGTATCAGAAGCCAAGGCAACAAGGTGGCAATCCTTCGCGACCACCTCGGAACCACACAAAGTATACACATTATTCAACAACCAACCTACGAAATCCCACACGTCTTCCCAAACCTCCGTCCGATCTGAGCGTGCTCGACCTCCCAAAAAACCGCAGACCTTTAAGAATCCCCTAATTCTAATTCAGCAAGAAACCCAATGACCGAAAGGATAATCCTGAAGCAGCCGCAATCCGGCGGAACCCTTAATCAAGCAAGCAATCGAGAGGAAGAGCTTCCTCGAGGAGTGCAAGCACCGACAGGTAAAGCGGGAATGAGGAATCAAAAGGGAAACGAAGGAACAGGGACTGAAGCAGTCGAGGTTGCTCACCGTGAAAACCCTAATTCTGGCTGGTCGCCCCAATGGCTGGGCTCGAAGGAGACGtgtaggagaaggagaaggagaagcgtCGCGACATCTTATTTGGCTAATGGGGAAATATCGGTtttcattattatttattatttgatttttcatgTCGGTCTTCGGCTCGGTCTTTATTTCATAATGTGCCTCCTAGTAACTTAAATAGCTAAAAGCAATCCAATCGGAGCAAAGCGAGTTAACCCAGTCTAAAATGTTACATTGGCATGGAATTATGCAATCCAATCGGAGCAAAGCGAGTTAACCCAGTCTAAAATGTTACATTGGCATGGAATTAATAACAAATTTTTATctgtaatttcaaaattactttccaaATAAACATTTCAACTGCTGCATTCATTTTGGTTGACCAATTCAATAAagaattatttataaaataaaataaagaaaaataatttttaaagaatttggaTAAAtggtaataaatattttaaaatcaatttataattaaatatagaataatttttttttaagagtaTCAAACCATATAAAATGATAGTCTAGCAATTAAGATATGCAAATTCTCACGATATTTTTCTTATAACTGATGtatatagattatatatatatattattttgtattatttaatatacatctttttatatttattgctCATGATCTATGCTTTTACATCTTTTATAATGTTAATTTCAGTATAATTACTATTTTACATTCAGAGATTTGCTTAGTGTTTATTTTCATTTGCAGGAGTAATTTGGAGCGGAGAAGAATTCAAAAGACGCAAAAGAAGATCATTTGAAGAAGACTATGACTTAACCATGCCTCCCCCGTGGTGAGGAAAACAAAGGATTGGAGTGCCTAAGTCTTGGGGCACAAGCTACAACAAACTTTCAGAGTTAAATTGGACAGGGGTCATGCCATTTTACATGGTCGGGTGGAGACTCGgaagggtgaccatgtcatttcaTATGGCCAAAAGGTGGCCATAGGTCTtgcccgtgccatttggcatggtcaAGCACATGATACAAACCCtggtcatgccaaatggcacgattAGGAGGAAGTCCCCAACACAGAAGCTATtcaggtcgtgccaaatggcacgaccatgaGCCAACCCATGTAGATTTTCAGAGTAGAAATGAACTTGGATGTGCCCTGAGGCATGACCATGCCttcaaaaattagaaaaatataggTTTGAAGATCAAGTCGTGTCAAATGTCACGACCGAGAAGGTCCAAACATAGCAgtttctgttggtgcagcgggccggcaagaggggagaggtgaattacctaaaacaaaaaaaaaatagcctcctcattctttcaactcttaaggtgcaacaataataaataaaaataaaagaacataattaaataagaaactcagggattgacttggttacaacctaggtggttgaaaAGCTCAatcagaatctccttctctgaaggcgaagaagccttttacacaataaaAGCTTAAGTAGTTGCTAGaaagttagtacaagagttgattgattatttcctacctccaggggcctttttatagctcctggaaactctatctacAACGTTGAGGGCGTCTCCCAAGGGGTGGAGGGCGCCTCCACCGAAGCATTTGAATAAATCTTTATCCAAATGTGAAATGATCATGTTGACTactttgagggcaccctcaatggccttgagggtgcctcggatgctatggagggcgccctcctaCCTGAAGaggtggaggcgccttcaacactacgttgagggcgcctccaacttacttttccagctccttttaaCTCATTTACTTCTttcgaagctccgatcgcttgggtaatttcggccaatcgaaatagggttcacccaaacccaatttctggccttctcctctagtaggcttccgctccggcttctcgtcccttgaacgtcgcgtacgttcttctcgtccaccgatatactcttccgcagttctttcgtccctcggacgcaccgaacccgtcggctcccttcccatgtcgtccttctcgctagctacgtcttccgctcgacttcctgtgctcataagcttctgcacacttagacaaagggatcaaaaccaaataggacctaacctaacttggttgatcacatcaaaacaatcgcAGGGTCCTACAGTTTCTACTTtgatcgtgccaattggcatggctaATAAGCCAGAGGTAACTCTAGCCGTGCCAAATAGCATGGCCATGTTGTCTGACCAAAGTCAACTTGGCTCTGGGCATGTCAAATGACATGATCAGATAGCCAAAGAGTGGCATAGACCATGCCAAATGGCATAGGTCGTGCCCCTGGACATGGCTACTCCATGCCCCCACCTCTATATAAGGGGCACTTCATTCCCTTCATGGAGGAGGAAGTTCAATGGTTAGAGGAGACCCCCCTAGGTCGAATCTTTACACTAGGAGTCGTCATCTGGATAATCTGAGGTTGTTCTACTGTTCTATCCTATTCGCCACTCCAAGATCTGCATCCAAGGGCTTTACTCGATATCAAAGGATaagcttcttcttccccttctttgggtttttaaaatttctataattttaagtcATTGgatttgttggaatgtatactaaaagtctagttttttgtataaacatttatttagaaataagaatcacattggtcaaatgtctatatttatgctaagtgtagttgcccgtttaatttatattatagataacatggtgtgaggagacacacaaaagtttatgttatcagttccttataaattataaacagttgctcacaaccaagatggaatgggataaaccattggagtggttgtagtgtaattaggtattaatttatcttaactaataaattacactagtacactatgagtatattgagtaggaccatatgaggtagtttctttttatactgactatttaaaaagaataaaacctctgttattatggaagtgcgtactcttaattatgatataataataaacacgtatacttaatatttatttttttaatttatctaagggtgtgatttagttcgataaatcaataggcccgataagttgggaaatgatattatttatatggtctgttgttgattatagaatgaaactgtgtcctagtaatctaggttaataatgtccccttgaggagctcataaggattgtcatataaatcctgcaggtggacttagtctgacatgacaataaggttgagtaatactactcttggagctagatattaattaagtgagttgtcagtaactcatttaattagtgggcattcgatatcttaaacacaggaagattaacacactcataataaggagtccataatgtaatttgggattggtgcggtagttcaatagtagctctttagtggtatgagttattattgatgaacttgagttgggtgttcggggcgaatacggaaaattcaagatcatcgggagaccaaaactaatttctcctctcggtccctattgtagcctcttatatatagtcttatatccacccaaagcctagcctcttagcccatgctaggggccagcccctatccttgcttggagcccaagcaaggggtcggccaagccaagcttggagctcaagctagggtcggccaagccttgcttggtgcccaagcaagtggccgaccaagtaaggaaaggaaagggaattttattaaaaataaaattttgataaaatctttccttttatttttttatctacatggttttaaaagagagtttttaattttaaaagctttccttttatagattttctataaagaattaaaaaagagattagatatctttccttatttgtagatatctataatgttaaaagaaagattttaatttttaagaaaactttccttttttgtaaccatgatataaaatgagttttatttttaatcttatcttttatagatatccataaaaggatttaaaagagagagattttaatttataaaacatttcttttatagctaaccacaaaagggatattttaaaagagagattttaatttttgtttaaaatctttccttgtttgttttgtaaGAGGTAGCCGACCATGTCatgaatagaaaaggaagttttattttttgttataaaactttacttttttggattcaccaaggattattaaagagaggtaaagggtgccttcatgggatacaatttctattctattgttcctctctcttttcctttggtggccggccctcttcctttctctcttctccttttgttttccacaTTGTGGCCGGTGACATCAAGTCTACtaggagctttggtggccggttactaggaggagaagaagaagagaaagaaggccCTCTTATCTAGATCCctttggtggccggagcttggaggaagagaagaaggctttggtggatttcttcttggtagatcatcacctacacgacatccaagagaaggagaggaatacaatagaagatcaaaaggttttttttgttaacaaagaaaggtataactagttgtcttattccgcatcatactagttttctttgtacggattttgaattaccaaacacaagaggctaacgattctaggcaatcgattttatgtttcaattttgtgttttttttgtttttcgatcttgtaatttgattgttcttggtggttaaacctagggttactgtaagagattaaatattgaattttgtcaaaaggctttgtctaggaagtggtggatgatcccatacccaagaaggtctagtacctcgccatgtttaacctggaagccgatgtttgaaataaatatttaatcaactttgtaacatgggtggatttggatcgataatgttaagcatcgtttgcgatccaagtctaaacctctaagaacagataagttgaatttggaatcaataatgttaagttctgtttgcgattccaaatttaatttctaaagaacacaatagattgttagaAAAGGTttgagacttgtacaaaatttttatacaggggaactagtacgacattccgagtagcaaccaacaattgatattagagctaggatattgcctctgtgtgtttgttttttcagtttaattatgcacatgtcatacatatttttagacatgataatagtaggatgtgcaaatagattaactctatggttgcagacatcctagatccaactattaagGCCCTAATGtgtttatgtgtgattggaccctcggacatgtcgagggcattttatgtgtgtgcatgattgtatatattaaatacagcaggagctgtattagttttaggattttactttttgttcgatctagattacatgtacattccttcgtggaatataggatcgataaatgtaaaattctatttttgtcgcagatcataTCCTTACGAggtgtggtactatttgaggaccagaggtacaGTGGAATacgaagcaagatagatgtgacgactagacccgattgcggtggctaaagatggcagcagctagggttggcagcacacggaggacagtgatgaaagaagtcataatagttggaaaattattttttcatatttattgcttttttatttgctatgatgtgtgtgtgcatgtgatgtgtatttgcatgataaaatcctcatcttaaataactaagtgggagaaggatttataaataaattccatggtctccattactggtttgtaagtgatgcaacaaacttgtgtgttggctatgagtgcctccctccacatcgaatgagtttgtttgcagattactagatcaaatttcctttatggatggttatagaaaattatttagaagtgtgtgatcttctccaactgaagtggcacaatcctatttaatggactaagtatcaagtaatggtatacacttaggcgcatttaatagtatcctcctcatcggagtcactgctattatttagaccaaaggaaaaccaactattaattttatttgttataaagttagtatgacaaaaataaaattaatgggtaaaacctcctcttacaaatgtttgaatttgtatacgtccacactaacgtggtatacaaaattcacggtgttttgaggtgttggtgaatttaaataatattgtttgaggactcaatattattttaaattctaaagtattgaccaaaacctattttgtgattcttaggatgactttcaacccactgactattattttaaaagagaacaaacttactggtcccaattacatagattgtaaaagaaacctagacattgtcctaactgctgaatgTTATAAGTTTGTTCTgatagaggtctgccctaatgtgtctaatggtgattctagtgaagaggagattgagtatcataggaaatgggtcaaggcagatgagatagcatggtgttacattttggcttcaatgtcaaatgtgttgcaacatcagcatcaagccaTGCCCACTGCCTACGACATGATgcaaaatctcaaggaactcttcggacaccagaatcgggttgttaggcaagaggctatgagaaacttaatgacagccaccatgtcagaggggacacccgtaagggatcatatcctaaagatgatggcttacttgaacgagatacaaatctttggagctaaaatcgatgggaaaacccaggtcgatattattctccaaacgctacccaaaagttttgagcagtttcacctgaactacaacatgaataaaaggatttattcagcaaaagggttatttcatcataattctcaaattcactttgctaaaaatgtttctacttctaagtcgatgggcaagaagaagaaaaagaaacaagctggctcggcaaagaaagtgaatcgatctccaGGTACTGGACTTAAAGCAGGAgtaaagaagtcgaagggcaagtgctttatttgcaagcagtctggacattggaaggcgaactgtcctcgtagaaaagagaacaataaagatatatcttattctctagtagttgaaatatatttagcggtgttatctaccagcacttggtgtgtagatacaggagccactaatcatgtctgcaaacccgtcgactatatgaaggagagataaccgtctacatgggcaatactacgaaagtggcggttgttgtagtgggagacgtttacttatcattcgataggaatagaactttagttttgaggaattgtctttatgtaccaagttttagaaataatttattttcagtttctaaaatatttttggatggatatactgtttcttttgatgacaaagtggttgtcaagaaaaataggataattatctgttctggtacattagttggcagtTTGTGTACTCTAAATCCGATAACTCCCACAAagtaacaaatagaaattaataacacatcctctaattctaataagagaaaggaaccttcaaatatgaaccaaacatatctttgtcatctaagacttggtcatattaacttgagtaggattcaaaggctaatagccgatggactcttgggttcattagtgttggaaaactatccaacttgtgaatcttgcttggaaggaaaaatgaccaagagaccttttaaggccaaggggtatagagcaaaagatgtgttagaattggttcattctgatttgtgtggacctataactatccagacgagaggtggtttcaaatatttcgtttctttcatagatgactattcgagatatgagtacatttacttgttgcggcgcaagtctgagtgctttaataagttcaaagagtacaaggctgatgtggagaaacgttacggtaaaagtatcaagacactatggtctgatcatattggcgagtacctctcagaagagtttaggaattacttatcagaggttgggattcaatcctaattatctacacctggtacaccctaatagaatggtgtggcagaatgaagaaatataactcttatggaaatgggtagatcgatgatgagttattcagaattaccaaattcgttgtggggatatgctttaaaaacggcagtgtacattctgaatctgataccttctaagtcagtaccctctactcccatggaattgtagaatgagcgtaagcctagtctgagtcatattcgaaaatggggtagtccaacacatgtgatgaagggagatactgataagttggaatctcgtacagaagttcgcctatttataggttatcccaaaggaacgaaaggtggtttgttttatagtcctaaagatcagaatgtcattgttagcacaaatgcctgatttttagaagaggactatgtaatgaaccataagcccatgagtgaaattgttctagaagaaatgagagaggacacgcctactttagtaccaacaatgcaagataaaatatcacaagaaactgcaacacgcatcacaaatgatacacaactatagacagtgtctcgtcgtagtgggaggattatcaggcaacctgaaagattcatatttttgggagagttgtcggacttgatcccaagtaaacatgaacccgatccccgtatatatgatgaagcactccaagataaagatgcagcatcttggcaaagagcaatgaattcagaaatagaatctatgtattctaacaaagtctgagaGCTAGtaaaaccatcaaatagtgtaaaagctattggatgtaaatggatctacaaaatgaAAAGAGAGACAGACAGGAAGATGGAAACCTTCAAATCAAGGCttattgcgaaggggtatactcaaaaagagggaatcgattatgaggaaactttttcatcagtagctatgcttaagtctatccggatacttttatctattactgctcatatggattatgaggtttggcaaatggatgtcaagacaagtttccttaatggaagtcttgaagaaaacatccatatgaagtaactagaggggtttattgcaaagggcaaagagcatctagtatgtaagctcaatcagtctatttatggactgaaacaagcttcatggtcttggaacatccaatttaatgaagtaatccagt
This genomic stretch from Zingiber officinale cultivar Zhangliang chromosome 7A, Zo_v1.1, whole genome shotgun sequence harbors:
- the LOC122001874 gene encoding stress response protein NST1-like, with the protein product MCILCVVPRWSRRIATLLPWLLIPVLFFWGMSPFLPPGLRFEITSPRIACLCILVVTLIWYKGVVPMLNYWQACRTAREQERQRALAIKMQQLLKTATRRCRNCHTTYRDQNPAGGRFMCSYCGHVSKRPVLDIPRSVGSSWFSKFMGNYRWLWSHDSQAQRNINVRWLCRLIFRHRSREDGSNTDRKGVLYRRGDNGGNLQENRCEKMKRKAEEKRQAKLEREMLEEEERKQREEVAKLVEERRKLRDENVKAERETSNSSVPDGERDNRKQADKKRDERRKDKDRGSSKSNSDVEDLEKRASWATERKHEFHKKTDNERQDSMGSTILISKSHTMEASHGNKVTASKTKYSSHITGNSPSSARSFGSSILFGRNMQNPTSSVTKPIKQVAGFMNPSSKNARDFQGAGDVIVNAMSSGNSGVTKSNLNQPMNSYVQPRQSTLKKPWHQLFTHSAPVSTNSESTNLICQNNHGQVEAQNMDLKDQTLIPNSSYDNSVNFVQPLPFNSMTSPNGVFNSTLFTNIKDSAQSFISDEAEIYEDPCYVPDMISLLGPVSEELDNFPLDARSNFLDDNMAEPHVLKNASASVNISKPSPIECPISRFQNSEEKQNAFGPVSCTLKYQEPLMVNVDESQGMWQMWETPQSQNTMGLLGGPSSWLLAMGQQNLKQDDIPNPLLNNTLLSQSMKGNPALLRTKPPLPVHDGVLQNEITYGAYSAGMNGSNPWIKTSPLQSLPSDGVNLFLPPNLIDNMQHVDTTEVSPNKSGSDYSILSSVDWVRPHPVGTKEWPHSQKSEISHLGKANTESQPSFRLKETLYTVNETMFPNAYDLTSHEDI